TACGGATGTTTCCTGGGGTGGTTGTTCGGGTTGAGTTGTTTCAGCGGGCGGGGCAACCTGAGTTTCTTGGGGAGCGGGAGGGGCGCAAGCGGATAGTGCAACGACGAACAATACAAATAGACGGATTAGAAGTGTGGTTAGGCTGGGCTTTCTCATGTCATCCTTCCTTTTACAAAAATCTTTACGGCATTATCAGCCGCAACAACCGCAGGAAAGAATAGGACAGAAGTGAATAATTGTTCAATAATGAACAATAGTACAATACCATAAAAATAGGGGCTTGTCAATATAGATAGTGGCTGGAGGCAGGTTAAAGGCTTTGGGATTCGCTGCGGTTGCCGGGCTAACGAGTGAAGCAGGCGATCCCCATCGCTTCTCTTGCCATACAATACAAAGCCTCCCGCTGTTATTTATGCGGGAGGCTTTCCGGGTACAGGAAACATTCTCTCAGGCGCGGATTTCCTGGCGTTGGAACAAGACGTAGCTGAGGGCGAAGAGTAAAATTGTGACCGCGATCAGGCCGGTGAATTGTGGCCAGATGATCAGCACGCTCTGCCTTAAGGGCAGCGGAGACCCCATCACAGCACCTTCCAACTGGAAAGGCAACAACAAGCCAGTGCTGCGCACAGTCGGTTGCAGCAGGGCCAGCATGGTTTCGGCGTAGAGCGTGTTGGGTGAAAGGCGCGAGAGGGCAAGCTGGGTTTCCGTCTGGCGCACGATTTCGGTCAAAGTGCCGATCTGAACCGGACTGATAATCTGGGCAAATAAGCTTGCCAGAATACCCCAGAATACGGTAAAGAACAGCCAGACCGCAATGGATGCCAGGGCTGCCGTTGCCGGCTGGCGGAACACGATCGAAAAGACCATTGCCACTGCCAGCCAGATGCCGCCATAAAAGATGGTTGTCAACAAAAACAGCAGGCTGCGAGCCACCTCTTCCGTGCTTGGCGGTAACCCTAAACCAACGATCCCCAACCCAAAGATGAGCAACCAGATCGCAGTCAGGACAAGCGCCAGGGTAAAGAACGCCCCTAAGAACTTGCCCATTAACAACGCATCGCGGTATATGGGTTGGGCAAGCACCCGCGACATGGTGCGCCGACTGAACTCAGCATTGATCGAGTCAAAGGTCAAGGCAATGCTGATCAGAGGCACCAGGAAGACCAGGAAACTGATAAAAGCGGGCAGTGGATCCCTGGATGTGGTAAATAACTTAAGGAATAGGAATGGATCTTCACCAATGGTCTCTCGTAAGACCGACATGGCGGCATAGACCGAACCGGCCGCGGTCAACACGATCAAGATTTCCAGGATGCGCATGCGCGCGCTGGTCATGTGGTCGGCCATTTCCTTGGTGACCACCGCCCATAACCCGGTCCAGGGTGAGCCTTCGCGTTCTACTGCTGGAGATGAGGGTTTACTCCTTTTGGGCATTTTTCACCTCCTCAAAGTAGCGGGCATAGATTTCATCCAGGCTTTGGGCCTCGACCTCCAAGCCCAGTAAATTTGCCCCGCTTTGCACAACAGCTCTAGCCACCTGCGGGCGGATGTCGCTTTCGGCTTCGACTTCATAGCGTGTGCCGTCCACATGCCGCACTCCAACCTGTCCTGGAACCTTCTCGAGAGCTTCCAGGATGGATTGAGGAGAACCTTCCGCATCGAGTACCACCCGGTAGGCACGTCCGAGCACTTTCTTCGCCAGTTCACTGACGGTGCCTTCGAGAACCATTCGCCCGCGGTGGAAAAGTCCGACCCGGTCACACACAATCTGCACCTGATGGAGCAGGTGGGAGGACAACAAAATGGTGATGCCCTCCTCTTTGAGGGAGTGGATCATGTGGAGAAATTCGCGCGCCCGTTCCGGATCCAGACCCTGGGTGGGCTCATCCATAATGATCAGTTGAGGCTGCTTGATCAGCACATCGGCAACGCCTAATCGTTGGCGCATACCGCGCGAGTAGGTACCCACCCGTTGATCGGCAACATCCGACAAACCGACTCGGGCTAAGACCTCATCGATGCGCTGGTAGGCAGTGGAGCCAGACAAACCGTTCAACTTTGCGATGTAGATCAGATTTTCCCTGGCAGTCAGTTCGTCATAGAAACCGACTGTGTCTGGAATATAACCGACTTTCGATTTGACGCTGAGGGTTTTACGGGTGGGGTCCATCCCAAGCACCGTCACTTTCCCGGAGGTCGGGTCGGTTAGTCCCAAAAGCATCAAGATGGTGGTGGTCTTCCCGGCCCCATTCGGACCGAGAAGACCGAAGACTTCACCCTTTTGGACGCGCAAATTCAGATTATTAACCGCGGTAAATCCATCGTATTTTTTGGTCAGGTTAACGGTCTCGATAACGTACTCGCTCATCCCTGACCTCCTTTCTACGTTAGCGACGGCCAAAGCGCATCACCGCCATGGCAACCACGCCTACCGCGATAGCGATTAAGACGATCCCTACTACTCCCCACAAGGTGGAAGTTAACACGGTGATCCGAAATTCGGCTGATTTGCTGGCGCCATCGTTGGGGCGGGCGGTGATATTGACGATATAGTCACCAGCAACTGCCTTCTCGCTGGGACGGATGGTAGCATTCACCTCCACCTGTTCGCCCGCCGGAATCTGTTCGATGGTTTGCGGATCAAACGAAACCGTCCAACCGCTGGGCTCGCTGGAACTCAGTTGCACATTCCGGGCAGGAGCGCTACCGTTGTTGCGCACAATCACCTTCAAGGACGAATCGCGCCCGGCATACGCCTGTCCTGACAGCCGACCGTCCGGGGCTGTAAGCGAGATCTCCGGCTGTCCGGTGACCTCGGCAACCAGCTCCAGCTCTGCCCGGGCATCAACCCCCTCAGCGATCAGCTTGATGGGGTAACTGCCAGCCGCCACATTCGAGATCGGTTGAACTTCGACGGACAGCCGCTTGGTGTCTTTGGAGGGCAAAGGCAGGCTGGTGATCTCCTGTCCAGACAGGCGGAATTTAACCTGAAATTGAGGGTCGACTTCGGCAGTCAGATTAACCGACAGTTCATCACTGCCGTCGTTCTTTAAACTTACATCATAGCGGAAAGTTTGGGTAGGCGACCCACGCAGGGTGGGTAAGTCACAGGTAAGCGAAATCGAGGGCGGGGTCTTCTCCTGAATGGTGATTTGAATGGTTAACTCGCTCTGTTCCCCCTGTCCAATGGCGCGCAGGGTGAACGAGTAATCACCGGGTTGGACATCCTTGGGTTGTTCAAGGCGCAGATCGACATCCGTATCCTCCTGGGGATCAACGAAAGCCGACTTGACGATTTTCCCGCCACCGCGGAACGTGACCGTCCAACCCTCAGGGGCTTTCACGGTTTCCAACTGGACAACCTGGGGTTTCGTGCCGCCCCGCAGAATCAATGGGATGTTAACCGTTTCCCCAATTCCCACTACCTGGCTGGGATAGTTGGTGAAGAGCGTTAGTGGCCAGGGGGTGGGTTCGGGCGTTGTAGAACCCTCTTGAGCAGCTACAGGGTTCACCAGCCCAACAAGGAGTAGAACAAAAAGGATTAATGTGGTTGGTATCCAGATGCGGCGCATAGATCATCCTCCTGATCGTTCAAAAGATGTGCTTTTTTGATAATTTGGGTCTATCGCTTTGCGGATAGACTCTGCTGATTATATATCCATTTTGCAAAGTGAACAGATTTCTCAAGTCCGATCTTAATAATTCCTTTAAACCTGAGCTTCCTCATTAAAAAGGAAAATGAGCGCGGAAGGACTCGAACCTTCAGCCAATGGCTTAAAAGGCCACTGCTCTGCCGTTGAGCTACGCGCCCATGCGGGGCAAATTCTATCATGATCTTTGAGTCCCGTCAACCGGCGTTTCTGTGTTTGCCAACTGACTTTCTCAACGGCAAGCCGGCTCCTTGCAAGGTGTTGGTTGACCTGGCAAACTCCCATCAGTCTCAAACACTCCTGACGGTATTCTCTCTGTTGCGTAAGGTTTTCAGTTCCGCTCAACCCAAAAAGGAAGCCTCTAAATCTTGTAGAGACGTTGCCGGGCAACGTCTCTACAAGTTCTCCAGCCTCGCTATGGACGCGTGCCTGGCAGGGTTCGGTTTAGTATTCCGGCATCGGAGGTGGTGCGGGTTTTTCTTTTTCCGGCACTTCCGTGATCAGCGCTTCCGTGGTCAGGATCATGGCCGCAATGGAGGTGGCATTTTCCAGAGCACCACGCGTCACTTTGGCAGGGTCAATCACACCGTCTTTGACCATATCGACATATTGTTCGGTGAGAACGTTGTAGCCGATATTGGGATTGTTCTGCTCTTTCTGGACGCGGCGCACGGTCTCGAGCACCACCGAACCGTCCTTGCCGGCGTTCTCGGCGATCTTGCGCAGAGGCACTTCGAGGGCGCGGCGCACAATGTTGACGCCGATTTGAGCATCCTCGTTGTCCATCTTCAGGTCATCCAGGGCGCTCATGGCGTTGATCAGAGCTACCCCACCACCGGGCACGATACCTTCTTCAACCGCGGCGCGGGTTGCCGAGAGGGCGTCCTCCACGCGGTGCTTCTTCTCTTTCAACTCGGTCTCGGTGGCAGCGCCAACGCGGATGATCGCCACACCGCCGGAGAGTTTCGCCAGCCGTTCGTTGAGTTTTTCGCGATCGTAGTCGCTGGTGCTCTTCTCCATCTCGACGCGGATCTGCTCGATGCGGCCTTTGATTTGTGCCGGGTCACCCTTACCGCCGACAATGGTGGTATTGTCTTTATCGACCACCACTTTCTCAGCCCGACCCAAATCTTGCACCGAAGCGCTCTCCAGCTTGCGGCCGGTCTCTTCGGAGATGACGGTGGCGCCGGTCAGGATGGCAATATCCTGCAACATGGCTTTGCGCCGATCGCCAAAGCCAGGCGCTTTGACGGCTACGACGTTCAACATACCGCGCAGCTTGTTCAGCACCAGGGTAGCCAGTGCTTCTCCATCCACATCCTCGGCGATGATCAGCAGATCGCGCTTGCCAATCTGCACCAGCTTCTCAAGGATGGGGACAATATCGGATGCCGCCGAGATCTTCTTATCATGGATGAGAACAAAGGCGTCGTTGATGACCGCCTCCATGTGTTCAGGATCCGTAATGAAATAGGGCGAGATATAACCGCGGTCGAATTGCATACCTTCGACATACTCGGTCTCGAATTCCAAACCCTTGGATTCCTCAACGGTGATCACGCCGTCTTTTCCGACCTTGTCCATCACTTCGGCGATCAGTTCGCCAATGGCGCGATCCTGTGCAGAAATCGAGGCGACGTTGGCAATTTCGTTCTTGGTGGTAATTTCAATCGCCTGGCTGCGAATTTTATCGGCAACGGCTTTGGTGGCGGCTTCGATGCCACGCTTGAGCAGCATCGGGTTGGCGCCGGCGGCCAGGTTCTTCATACCTTCGGTGACAATCGAGTGAGCTAACACAGTCGAGGTCGTTGTACCATCACCGGCAATGTCGTTGGTCTTGGTAGCTGCTTCTTTGAGCAGTTGTGCACCCATATTCTCAAAGGGGTCTTCCAGTTCGATTTCTTTGGCGACAGAAACGCCATCGTGGGTAATGGTGGGAGAACCGAATTTGCGGTCAACCGCTACATTGCGGCCTTTCGGGCCAAGCGTGGTAACCACTGCGGTGGCTAAGAGATCCATGCCGCGTTGTAATTTGCGGCGTGCTTCTTCTGAAAAGACAAGTTGTTTTGCTGCCATAGGTCATTCTCCTTCGGTGCTAAGATTATTTGGTTTCAACAATGGCTAAGAGATCGCTCTCGCGTAAGATGAGCAGTTTCTTGTTGTCGATCTTGATTTCGGTGCCAGCGTATTTGGCAAACAGCACGGTATCACCCTCTTTGACGTCCAGGGGGATACGCTTGCCTTCTTCATCACGCTCGCCGGGACCGACGGATAACACTTTGCCTTTTTGGGGTTTTTCTTTGGCGGTTTCCGGCAAGACAATCCCGCCTGCGGTCACCTCTTCTTGCTCGATGGGTTCGACCACAACCCGGTTGCCGAGGGGTTTAAGAGTAATAGACATACAAACCTCCTTGAGAAAATGGTTTTGATTGACGTTTTACATGGCGACAAGTTAGCACTCAAACGCCGAGAGTGCTAACTTGCGCCTAAATCTTATCGAATTTTTCAGCTTAAGTCAAGAGGTGAGCAAAAGATTCTTATAAAATTCTGATGTTTTTGAGTTGAACTCCCCTCGCCCCATGGGAGAGGGGCTGGGGGTGAGGGTCTCTCTCCTCGCCCAC
This region of Anaerolineae bacterium genomic DNA includes:
- a CDS encoding ABC-type transport, permease protein; translated protein: MPKRSKPSSPAVEREGSPWTGLWAVVTKEMADHMTSARMRILEILIVLTAAGSVYAAMSVLRETIGEDPFLFLKLFTTSRDPLPAFISFLVFLVPLISIALTFDSINAEFSRRTMSRVLAQPIYRDALLMGKFLGAFFTLALVLTAIWLLIFGLGIVGLGLPPSTEEVARSLLFLLTTIFYGGIWLAVAMVFSIVFRQPATAALASIAVWLFFTVFWGILASLFAQIISPVQIGTLTEIVRQTETQLALSRLSPNTLYAETMLALLQPTVRSTGLLLPFQLEGAVMGSPLPLRQSVLIIWPQFTGLIAVTILLFALSYVLFQRQEIRA
- a CDS encoding ABC transporter, ATP-binding protein — its product is MSEYVIETVNLTKKYDGFTAVNNLNLRVQKGEVFGLLGPNGAGKTTTILMLLGLTDPTSGKVTVLGMDPTRKTLSVKSKVGYIPDTVGFYDELTARENLIYIAKLNGLSGSTAYQRIDEVLARVGLSDVADQRVGTYSRGMRQRLGVADVLIKQPQLIIMDEPTQGLDPERAREFLHMIHSLKEEGITILLSSHLLHQVQIVCDRVGLFHRGRMVLEGTVSELAKKVLGRAYRVVLDAEGSPQSILEALEKVPGQVGVRHVDGTRYEVEAESDIRPQVARAVVQSGANLLGLEVEAQSLDEIYARYFEEVKNAQKE
- a CDS encoding Heat shock protein 60 family chaperone GroEL, with protein sequence MAAKQLVFSEEARRKLQRGMDLLATAVVTTLGPKGRNVAVDRKFGSPTITHDGVSVAKEIELEDPFENMGAQLLKEAATKTNDIAGDGTTTSTVLAHSIVTEGMKNLAAGANPMLLKRGIEAATKAVADKIRSQAIEITTKNEIANVASISAQDRAIGELIAEVMDKVGKDGVITVEESKGLEFETEYVEGMQFDRGYISPYFITDPEHMEAVINDAFVLIHDKKISAASDIVPILEKLVQIGKRDLLIIAEDVDGEALATLVLNKLRGMLNVVAVKAPGFGDRRKAMLQDIAILTGATVISEETGRKLESASVQDLGRAEKVVVDKDNTTIVGGKGDPAQIKGRIEQIRVEMEKSTSDYDREKLNERLAKLSGGVAIIRVGAATETELKEKKHRVEDALSATRAAVEEGIVPGGGVALINAMSALDDLKMDNEDAQIGVNIVRRALEVPLRKIAENAGKDGSVVLETVRRVQKEQNNPNIGYNVLTEQYVDMVKDGVIDPAKVTRGALENATSIAAMILTTEALITEVPEKEKPAPPPMPEY
- a CDS encoding Heat shock protein 60 family co-chaperone GroES, translating into MSITLKPLGNRVVVEPIEQEEVTAGGIVLPETAKEKPQKGKVLSVGPGERDEEGKRIPLDVKEGDTVLFAKYAGTEIKIDNKKLLILRESDLLAIVETK